In the Juglans microcarpa x Juglans regia isolate MS1-56 chromosome 6D, Jm3101_v1.0, whole genome shotgun sequence genome, one interval contains:
- the LOC121235143 gene encoding alkylated DNA repair protein ALKBH8 homolog isoform X3 yields MGLPRFGRPKGFEGDSSPNLYVANCGPAVGLSYDSIASVFSAFGELKGVFAADDSGARVIVSYRDESSATAALEAFDGHPCPDLGGRSLHIRYSVLQPTSQGQVSDSVPVSLMASELNIPGLYLLQDFVTIKEEEELLAAIDARPWKSLSKRRVQHYGYEFCYETRNVNTRRKLGELPSFVSLILERISSFPNLDDSANIVLDQLTVNEYPTGVGLSPHVDTHSAFEGFIFSLSLAGPCIMEFRQYAECAWLPNHTSSPSMKMQSPEDDKSFLRRAIYLPPRSMLLLSGEARYAWHHYIPHHKIDLVKDSVIRRGSRRVSFTFRKVRTVLANVNFPSIVIPRDEKTGFILVENQSRTIQCSSVYVPTIIIVCRKSLVLSLDSRATRLELDSLSKMIHSPSFRGSHRLFLRLTGPEQGADIGKLEEVARC; encoded by the exons ATGGGATTGCCAAGGTTTGGGCGTCCGAAGGGTTTTGAAGGCGATTCGAGTCCCAACCTTTACGTGGCCAACTGTGGGCCGGCAGTGGGACTTTCTTACGACTCCATTGCCTCAGTTTTCAGTGCCTTTGGGGAACTCAAAGGTGTCTTTGCGGCTGACGACAGTGGTGCCCGTGTTATTGTCTCTTATCGTGATGAGAGTTCCGCCACAGCTGCATTGGAAGCATTTGATGGACACCCTTGTCCTGACCTTGGAGGCCGTTCGTTGCACATCCGGTATTCAGTACTTCAACCCACTTCACAG GGGCAGGTTAGTGACTCAGTTCCAGTATCGCTGATGGCTTCTGAGTTGAACATTCCTGGCCTTTACTTATTGCAGGACTTTGTCACCATCAAAGAAGAGGAG gAATTGCTTGCAGCCATTGATGCTAGGCCTTGGAAAAGTCTTTCCAAAAGAAGGGTTCAGCATTATGGCTATGAATTTTGCTATGAA ACTAGGAATGTTAATACGAGACGGAAATTAGGTGAACTTCCCTCATTCGTTTCCCTCATTCTTGAAAGGATCTCATCGTTTCCGAATCTTGATGATTCTGCCAATATAGTTTTGGATCAATTGACG GTTAATGAGTACCCAACTGGGGTGGGCTTGTCTCCTCACGTAGACACCCATTCTGCATTTGAAGGATTTATATTCAGCCTTTCATTGGCAGGGCCTTGCATAATGGAGTTCAGGCAATATGCTGAATGTGCTTGGCTTCCTAACCATACCTCAAGCCCCAGTATGAAAATGCAAAGTCCTGAAGATGACAAAAGTTTCTTAAGGAGGGCAATCTATCTTCCCCCACGGTCCATGCTTCTATTATCTGGGGAGGCTCGTTATGCTTGGCATCATTACATTCCACACCACAAG ATTGATTTGGTAAAGGACAGCGTGATCAGGAGGGGTTCAAGGAGGGTGTCTTTCACGTTTCGTAAG GTTAGAACGGTCCTTGCCAATGTGAATTTCCCAAGTATTGTGATTCCCAGAGATGAGAAGACTGGTTTTATACTGGTTGAAAATCAAAGCCGGACAATTCAATGCTCAAGCGTCTACGTCCCAACAATCATAATTGTTTGTAGGAAATCGTTAGTCTTGAGTCTTGACTCTAGAGCGACACGATTGGAGTTGGACTCATTATCAAAGATGATACATTCTCCTAGTTTCCGAGGATCGCACAGATTATTCCTTCGCTTAACA GGACCAGAGCAAGGAGCAGACATTGGCAAACTAGAGGAGGTTGCTAGATGTTGA
- the LOC121235143 gene encoding alkylated DNA repair protein ALKBH8 homolog isoform X5, giving the protein MGLPRFGRPKGFEGDSSPNLYVANCGPAVGLSYDSIASVFSAFGELKGVFAADDSGARVIVSYRDESSATAALEAFDGHPCPDLGGRSLHIRYSVLQPTSQGQVSDSVPVSLMASELNIPGLYLLQDFVTIKEEETRNVNTRRKLGELPSFVSLILERISSFPNLDDSANIVLDQLTVNEYPTGVGLSPHVDTHSAFEGFIFSLSLAGPCIMEFRQYAECAWLPNHTSSPSMKMQSPEDDKSFLRRAIYLPPRSMLLLSGEARYAWHHYIPHHKIDLVKDSVIRRGSRRVSFTFRKVRTVLANVNFPSIVIPRDEKTGFILVENQSRTIQCSSVYVPTIIIVCRKSLVLSLDSRATRLELDSLSKMIHSPSFRGSHRLFLRLTVDIWFTCLARENHLYLPKSPVTKNNLYKQIC; this is encoded by the exons ATGGGATTGCCAAGGTTTGGGCGTCCGAAGGGTTTTGAAGGCGATTCGAGTCCCAACCTTTACGTGGCCAACTGTGGGCCGGCAGTGGGACTTTCTTACGACTCCATTGCCTCAGTTTTCAGTGCCTTTGGGGAACTCAAAGGTGTCTTTGCGGCTGACGACAGTGGTGCCCGTGTTATTGTCTCTTATCGTGATGAGAGTTCCGCCACAGCTGCATTGGAAGCATTTGATGGACACCCTTGTCCTGACCTTGGAGGCCGTTCGTTGCACATCCGGTATTCAGTACTTCAACCCACTTCACAG GGGCAGGTTAGTGACTCAGTTCCAGTATCGCTGATGGCTTCTGAGTTGAACATTCCTGGCCTTTACTTATTGCAGGACTTTGTCACCATCAAAGAAGAGGAG ACTAGGAATGTTAATACGAGACGGAAATTAGGTGAACTTCCCTCATTCGTTTCCCTCATTCTTGAAAGGATCTCATCGTTTCCGAATCTTGATGATTCTGCCAATATAGTTTTGGATCAATTGACG GTTAATGAGTACCCAACTGGGGTGGGCTTGTCTCCTCACGTAGACACCCATTCTGCATTTGAAGGATTTATATTCAGCCTTTCATTGGCAGGGCCTTGCATAATGGAGTTCAGGCAATATGCTGAATGTGCTTGGCTTCCTAACCATACCTCAAGCCCCAGTATGAAAATGCAAAGTCCTGAAGATGACAAAAGTTTCTTAAGGAGGGCAATCTATCTTCCCCCACGGTCCATGCTTCTATTATCTGGGGAGGCTCGTTATGCTTGGCATCATTACATTCCACACCACAAG ATTGATTTGGTAAAGGACAGCGTGATCAGGAGGGGTTCAAGGAGGGTGTCTTTCACGTTTCGTAAG GTTAGAACGGTCCTTGCCAATGTGAATTTCCCAAGTATTGTGATTCCCAGAGATGAGAAGACTGGTTTTATACTGGTTGAAAATCAAAGCCGGACAATTCAATGCTCAAGCGTCTACGTCCCAACAATCATAATTGTTTGTAGGAAATCGTTAGTCTTGAGTCTTGACTCTAGAGCGACACGATTGGAGTTGGACTCATTATCAAAGATGATACATTCTCCTAGTTTCCGAGGATCGCACAGATTATTCCTTCGCTTAACAGTAGATATTTGGTTCACTTGTCTTGCAAGAGAAAATCATCTTTATTTACCCAAGTCTCCAGTCACGAAAAATAACTTATATAAACAAATATGCTAA
- the LOC121235143 gene encoding alkylated DNA repair protein ALKBH8 homolog isoform X4: protein MGLPRFGRPKGFEGDSSPNLYVANCGPAVGLSYDSIASVFSAFGELKGVFAADDSGARVIVSYRDESSATAALEAFDGHPCPDLGGRSLHIRYSVLQPTSQDFVTIKEEEELLAAIDARPWKSLSKRRVQHYGYEFCYETRNVNTRRKLGELPSFVSLILERISSFPNLDDSANIVLDQLTVNEYPTGVGLSPHVDTHSAFEGFIFSLSLAGPCIMEFRQYAECAWLPNHTSSPSMKMQSPEDDKSFLRRAIYLPPRSMLLLSGEARYAWHHYIPHHKIDLVKDSVIRRGSRRVSFTFRKVRTVLANVNFPSIVIPRDEKTGFILVENQSRTIQCSSVYVPTIIIVCRKSLVLSLDSRATRLELDSLSKMIHSPSFRGSHRLFLRLTVDIWFTCLARENHLYLPKSPVTKNNLYKQIC from the exons ATGGGATTGCCAAGGTTTGGGCGTCCGAAGGGTTTTGAAGGCGATTCGAGTCCCAACCTTTACGTGGCCAACTGTGGGCCGGCAGTGGGACTTTCTTACGACTCCATTGCCTCAGTTTTCAGTGCCTTTGGGGAACTCAAAGGTGTCTTTGCGGCTGACGACAGTGGTGCCCGTGTTATTGTCTCTTATCGTGATGAGAGTTCCGCCACAGCTGCATTGGAAGCATTTGATGGACACCCTTGTCCTGACCTTGGAGGCCGTTCGTTGCACATCCGGTATTCAGTACTTCAACCCACTTCACAG GACTTTGTCACCATCAAAGAAGAGGAG gAATTGCTTGCAGCCATTGATGCTAGGCCTTGGAAAAGTCTTTCCAAAAGAAGGGTTCAGCATTATGGCTATGAATTTTGCTATGAA ACTAGGAATGTTAATACGAGACGGAAATTAGGTGAACTTCCCTCATTCGTTTCCCTCATTCTTGAAAGGATCTCATCGTTTCCGAATCTTGATGATTCTGCCAATATAGTTTTGGATCAATTGACG GTTAATGAGTACCCAACTGGGGTGGGCTTGTCTCCTCACGTAGACACCCATTCTGCATTTGAAGGATTTATATTCAGCCTTTCATTGGCAGGGCCTTGCATAATGGAGTTCAGGCAATATGCTGAATGTGCTTGGCTTCCTAACCATACCTCAAGCCCCAGTATGAAAATGCAAAGTCCTGAAGATGACAAAAGTTTCTTAAGGAGGGCAATCTATCTTCCCCCACGGTCCATGCTTCTATTATCTGGGGAGGCTCGTTATGCTTGGCATCATTACATTCCACACCACAAG ATTGATTTGGTAAAGGACAGCGTGATCAGGAGGGGTTCAAGGAGGGTGTCTTTCACGTTTCGTAAG GTTAGAACGGTCCTTGCCAATGTGAATTTCCCAAGTATTGTGATTCCCAGAGATGAGAAGACTGGTTTTATACTGGTTGAAAATCAAAGCCGGACAATTCAATGCTCAAGCGTCTACGTCCCAACAATCATAATTGTTTGTAGGAAATCGTTAGTCTTGAGTCTTGACTCTAGAGCGACACGATTGGAGTTGGACTCATTATCAAAGATGATACATTCTCCTAGTTTCCGAGGATCGCACAGATTATTCCTTCGCTTAACAGTAGATATTTGGTTCACTTGTCTTGCAAGAGAAAATCATCTTTATTTACCCAAGTCTCCAGTCACGAAAAATAACTTATATAAACAAATATGCTAA
- the LOC121235143 gene encoding alkylated DNA repair protein ALKBH8 homolog isoform X7, with translation MGLPRFGRPKGFEGDSSPNLYVANCGPAVGLSYDSIASVFSAFGELKGVFAADDSGARVIVSYRDESSATAALEAFDGHPCPDLGGRSLHIRYSVLQPTSQGQVSDSVPVSLMASELNIPGLYLLQDFVTIKEEEELLAAIDARPWKSLSKRRVQHYGYEFCYEVNEYPTGVGLSPHVDTHSAFEGFIFSLSLAGPCIMEFRQYAECAWLPNHTSSPSMKMQSPEDDKSFLRRAIYLPPRSMLLLSGEARYAWHHYIPHHKIDLVKDSVIRRGSRRVSFTFRKVRTVLANVNFPSIVIPRDEKTGFILVENQSRTIQCSSVYVPTIIIVCRKSLVLSLDSRATRLELDSLSKMIHSPSFRGSHRLFLRLTVDIWFTCLARENHLYLPKSPVTKNNLYKQIC, from the exons ATGGGATTGCCAAGGTTTGGGCGTCCGAAGGGTTTTGAAGGCGATTCGAGTCCCAACCTTTACGTGGCCAACTGTGGGCCGGCAGTGGGACTTTCTTACGACTCCATTGCCTCAGTTTTCAGTGCCTTTGGGGAACTCAAAGGTGTCTTTGCGGCTGACGACAGTGGTGCCCGTGTTATTGTCTCTTATCGTGATGAGAGTTCCGCCACAGCTGCATTGGAAGCATTTGATGGACACCCTTGTCCTGACCTTGGAGGCCGTTCGTTGCACATCCGGTATTCAGTACTTCAACCCACTTCACAG GGGCAGGTTAGTGACTCAGTTCCAGTATCGCTGATGGCTTCTGAGTTGAACATTCCTGGCCTTTACTTATTGCAGGACTTTGTCACCATCAAAGAAGAGGAG gAATTGCTTGCAGCCATTGATGCTAGGCCTTGGAAAAGTCTTTCCAAAAGAAGGGTTCAGCATTATGGCTATGAATTTTGCTATGAA GTTAATGAGTACCCAACTGGGGTGGGCTTGTCTCCTCACGTAGACACCCATTCTGCATTTGAAGGATTTATATTCAGCCTTTCATTGGCAGGGCCTTGCATAATGGAGTTCAGGCAATATGCTGAATGTGCTTGGCTTCCTAACCATACCTCAAGCCCCAGTATGAAAATGCAAAGTCCTGAAGATGACAAAAGTTTCTTAAGGAGGGCAATCTATCTTCCCCCACGGTCCATGCTTCTATTATCTGGGGAGGCTCGTTATGCTTGGCATCATTACATTCCACACCACAAG ATTGATTTGGTAAAGGACAGCGTGATCAGGAGGGGTTCAAGGAGGGTGTCTTTCACGTTTCGTAAG GTTAGAACGGTCCTTGCCAATGTGAATTTCCCAAGTATTGTGATTCCCAGAGATGAGAAGACTGGTTTTATACTGGTTGAAAATCAAAGCCGGACAATTCAATGCTCAAGCGTCTACGTCCCAACAATCATAATTGTTTGTAGGAAATCGTTAGTCTTGAGTCTTGACTCTAGAGCGACACGATTGGAGTTGGACTCATTATCAAAGATGATACATTCTCCTAGTTTCCGAGGATCGCACAGATTATTCCTTCGCTTAACAGTAGATATTTGGTTCACTTGTCTTGCAAGAGAAAATCATCTTTATTTACCCAAGTCTCCAGTCACGAAAAATAACTTATATAAACAAATATGCTAA
- the LOC121235143 gene encoding alkylated DNA repair protein ALKBH8 homolog isoform X1 — protein MGLPRFGRPKGFEGDSSPNLYVANCGPAVGLSYDSIASVFSAFGELKGVFAADDSGARVIVSYRDESSATAALEAFDGHPCPDLGGRSLHIRYSVLQPTSQGQVSDSVPVSLMASELNIPGLYLLQDFVTIKEEEELLAAIDARPWKSLSKRRVQHYGYEFCYETRNVNTRRKLGELPSFVSLILERISSFPNLDDSANIVLDQLTVNEYPTGVGLSPHVDTHSAFEGFIFSLSLAGPCIMEFRQYAECAWLPNHTSSPSMKMQSPEDDKSFLRRAIYLPPRSMLLLSGEARYAWHHYIPHHKIDLVKDSVIRRGSRRVSFTFRKVRTVLANVNFPSIVIPRDEKTGFILVENQSRTIQCSSVYVPTIIIVCRKSLVLSLDSRATRLELDSLSKMIHSPSFRGSHRLFLRLTVDIWFTCLARENHLYLPKSPVTKNNLYKQIC, from the exons ATGGGATTGCCAAGGTTTGGGCGTCCGAAGGGTTTTGAAGGCGATTCGAGTCCCAACCTTTACGTGGCCAACTGTGGGCCGGCAGTGGGACTTTCTTACGACTCCATTGCCTCAGTTTTCAGTGCCTTTGGGGAACTCAAAGGTGTCTTTGCGGCTGACGACAGTGGTGCCCGTGTTATTGTCTCTTATCGTGATGAGAGTTCCGCCACAGCTGCATTGGAAGCATTTGATGGACACCCTTGTCCTGACCTTGGAGGCCGTTCGTTGCACATCCGGTATTCAGTACTTCAACCCACTTCACAG GGGCAGGTTAGTGACTCAGTTCCAGTATCGCTGATGGCTTCTGAGTTGAACATTCCTGGCCTTTACTTATTGCAGGACTTTGTCACCATCAAAGAAGAGGAG gAATTGCTTGCAGCCATTGATGCTAGGCCTTGGAAAAGTCTTTCCAAAAGAAGGGTTCAGCATTATGGCTATGAATTTTGCTATGAA ACTAGGAATGTTAATACGAGACGGAAATTAGGTGAACTTCCCTCATTCGTTTCCCTCATTCTTGAAAGGATCTCATCGTTTCCGAATCTTGATGATTCTGCCAATATAGTTTTGGATCAATTGACG GTTAATGAGTACCCAACTGGGGTGGGCTTGTCTCCTCACGTAGACACCCATTCTGCATTTGAAGGATTTATATTCAGCCTTTCATTGGCAGGGCCTTGCATAATGGAGTTCAGGCAATATGCTGAATGTGCTTGGCTTCCTAACCATACCTCAAGCCCCAGTATGAAAATGCAAAGTCCTGAAGATGACAAAAGTTTCTTAAGGAGGGCAATCTATCTTCCCCCACGGTCCATGCTTCTATTATCTGGGGAGGCTCGTTATGCTTGGCATCATTACATTCCACACCACAAG ATTGATTTGGTAAAGGACAGCGTGATCAGGAGGGGTTCAAGGAGGGTGTCTTTCACGTTTCGTAAG GTTAGAACGGTCCTTGCCAATGTGAATTTCCCAAGTATTGTGATTCCCAGAGATGAGAAGACTGGTTTTATACTGGTTGAAAATCAAAGCCGGACAATTCAATGCTCAAGCGTCTACGTCCCAACAATCATAATTGTTTGTAGGAAATCGTTAGTCTTGAGTCTTGACTCTAGAGCGACACGATTGGAGTTGGACTCATTATCAAAGATGATACATTCTCCTAGTTTCCGAGGATCGCACAGATTATTCCTTCGCTTAACAGTAGATATTTGGTTCACTTGTCTTGCAAGAGAAAATCATCTTTATTTACCCAAGTCTCCAGTCACGAAAAATAACTTATATAAACAAATATGCTAA
- the LOC121235143 gene encoding alkylated DNA repair protein ALKBH8 homolog isoform X8, with translation MGLPRFGRPKGFEGDSSPNLYVANCGPAVGLSYDSIASVFSAFGELKGVFAADDSGARVIVSYRDESSATAALEAFDGHPCPDLGGRSLHIRYSVLQPTSQDFVTIKEEETRNVNTRRKLGELPSFVSLILERISSFPNLDDSANIVLDQLTVNEYPTGVGLSPHVDTHSAFEGFIFSLSLAGPCIMEFRQYAECAWLPNHTSSPSMKMQSPEDDKSFLRRAIYLPPRSMLLLSGEARYAWHHYIPHHKIDLVKDSVIRRGSRRVSFTFRKVRTVLANVNFPSIVIPRDEKTGFILVENQSRTIQCSSVYVPTIIIVCRKSLVLSLDSRATRLELDSLSKMIHSPSFRGSHRLFLRLTVDIWFTCLARENHLYLPKSPVTKNNLYKQIC, from the exons ATGGGATTGCCAAGGTTTGGGCGTCCGAAGGGTTTTGAAGGCGATTCGAGTCCCAACCTTTACGTGGCCAACTGTGGGCCGGCAGTGGGACTTTCTTACGACTCCATTGCCTCAGTTTTCAGTGCCTTTGGGGAACTCAAAGGTGTCTTTGCGGCTGACGACAGTGGTGCCCGTGTTATTGTCTCTTATCGTGATGAGAGTTCCGCCACAGCTGCATTGGAAGCATTTGATGGACACCCTTGTCCTGACCTTGGAGGCCGTTCGTTGCACATCCGGTATTCAGTACTTCAACCCACTTCACAG GACTTTGTCACCATCAAAGAAGAGGAG ACTAGGAATGTTAATACGAGACGGAAATTAGGTGAACTTCCCTCATTCGTTTCCCTCATTCTTGAAAGGATCTCATCGTTTCCGAATCTTGATGATTCTGCCAATATAGTTTTGGATCAATTGACG GTTAATGAGTACCCAACTGGGGTGGGCTTGTCTCCTCACGTAGACACCCATTCTGCATTTGAAGGATTTATATTCAGCCTTTCATTGGCAGGGCCTTGCATAATGGAGTTCAGGCAATATGCTGAATGTGCTTGGCTTCCTAACCATACCTCAAGCCCCAGTATGAAAATGCAAAGTCCTGAAGATGACAAAAGTTTCTTAAGGAGGGCAATCTATCTTCCCCCACGGTCCATGCTTCTATTATCTGGGGAGGCTCGTTATGCTTGGCATCATTACATTCCACACCACAAG ATTGATTTGGTAAAGGACAGCGTGATCAGGAGGGGTTCAAGGAGGGTGTCTTTCACGTTTCGTAAG GTTAGAACGGTCCTTGCCAATGTGAATTTCCCAAGTATTGTGATTCCCAGAGATGAGAAGACTGGTTTTATACTGGTTGAAAATCAAAGCCGGACAATTCAATGCTCAAGCGTCTACGTCCCAACAATCATAATTGTTTGTAGGAAATCGTTAGTCTTGAGTCTTGACTCTAGAGCGACACGATTGGAGTTGGACTCATTATCAAAGATGATACATTCTCCTAGTTTCCGAGGATCGCACAGATTATTCCTTCGCTTAACAGTAGATATTTGGTTCACTTGTCTTGCAAGAGAAAATCATCTTTATTTACCCAAGTCTCCAGTCACGAAAAATAACTTATATAAACAAATATGCTAA
- the LOC121235143 gene encoding alkylated DNA repair protein ALKBH8 homolog isoform X9 yields MGLPRFGRPKGFEGDSSPNLYVANCGPAVGLSYDSIASVFSAFGELKGVFAADDSGARVIVSYRDESSATAALEAFDGHPCPDLGGRSLHIRYSVLQPTSQDFVTIKEEEELLAAIDARPWKSLSKRRVQHYGYEFCYEVNEYPTGVGLSPHVDTHSAFEGFIFSLSLAGPCIMEFRQYAECAWLPNHTSSPSMKMQSPEDDKSFLRRAIYLPPRSMLLLSGEARYAWHHYIPHHKIDLVKDSVIRRGSRRVSFTFRKVRTVLANVNFPSIVIPRDEKTGFILVENQSRTIQCSSVYVPTIIIVCRKSLVLSLDSRATRLELDSLSKMIHSPSFRGSHRLFLRLTVDIWFTCLARENHLYLPKSPVTKNNLYKQIC; encoded by the exons ATGGGATTGCCAAGGTTTGGGCGTCCGAAGGGTTTTGAAGGCGATTCGAGTCCCAACCTTTACGTGGCCAACTGTGGGCCGGCAGTGGGACTTTCTTACGACTCCATTGCCTCAGTTTTCAGTGCCTTTGGGGAACTCAAAGGTGTCTTTGCGGCTGACGACAGTGGTGCCCGTGTTATTGTCTCTTATCGTGATGAGAGTTCCGCCACAGCTGCATTGGAAGCATTTGATGGACACCCTTGTCCTGACCTTGGAGGCCGTTCGTTGCACATCCGGTATTCAGTACTTCAACCCACTTCACAG GACTTTGTCACCATCAAAGAAGAGGAG gAATTGCTTGCAGCCATTGATGCTAGGCCTTGGAAAAGTCTTTCCAAAAGAAGGGTTCAGCATTATGGCTATGAATTTTGCTATGAA GTTAATGAGTACCCAACTGGGGTGGGCTTGTCTCCTCACGTAGACACCCATTCTGCATTTGAAGGATTTATATTCAGCCTTTCATTGGCAGGGCCTTGCATAATGGAGTTCAGGCAATATGCTGAATGTGCTTGGCTTCCTAACCATACCTCAAGCCCCAGTATGAAAATGCAAAGTCCTGAAGATGACAAAAGTTTCTTAAGGAGGGCAATCTATCTTCCCCCACGGTCCATGCTTCTATTATCTGGGGAGGCTCGTTATGCTTGGCATCATTACATTCCACACCACAAG ATTGATTTGGTAAAGGACAGCGTGATCAGGAGGGGTTCAAGGAGGGTGTCTTTCACGTTTCGTAAG GTTAGAACGGTCCTTGCCAATGTGAATTTCCCAAGTATTGTGATTCCCAGAGATGAGAAGACTGGTTTTATACTGGTTGAAAATCAAAGCCGGACAATTCAATGCTCAAGCGTCTACGTCCCAACAATCATAATTGTTTGTAGGAAATCGTTAGTCTTGAGTCTTGACTCTAGAGCGACACGATTGGAGTTGGACTCATTATCAAAGATGATACATTCTCCTAGTTTCCGAGGATCGCACAGATTATTCCTTCGCTTAACAGTAGATATTTGGTTCACTTGTCTTGCAAGAGAAAATCATCTTTATTTACCCAAGTCTCCAGTCACGAAAAATAACTTATATAAACAAATATGCTAA
- the LOC121235143 gene encoding alkylated DNA repair protein ALKBH8 homolog isoform X2 has product MGLPRFGRPKGFEGDSSPNLYVANCGPAVGLSYDSIASVFSAFGELKGVFAADDSGARVIVSYRDESSATAALEAFDGHPCPDLGGRSLHIRYSVLQPTSQVSDSVPVSLMASELNIPGLYLLQDFVTIKEEEELLAAIDARPWKSLSKRRVQHYGYEFCYETRNVNTRRKLGELPSFVSLILERISSFPNLDDSANIVLDQLTVNEYPTGVGLSPHVDTHSAFEGFIFSLSLAGPCIMEFRQYAECAWLPNHTSSPSMKMQSPEDDKSFLRRAIYLPPRSMLLLSGEARYAWHHYIPHHKIDLVKDSVIRRGSRRVSFTFRKVRTVLANVNFPSIVIPRDEKTGFILVENQSRTIQCSSVYVPTIIIVCRKSLVLSLDSRATRLELDSLSKMIHSPSFRGSHRLFLRLTVDIWFTCLARENHLYLPKSPVTKNNLYKQIC; this is encoded by the exons ATGGGATTGCCAAGGTTTGGGCGTCCGAAGGGTTTTGAAGGCGATTCGAGTCCCAACCTTTACGTGGCCAACTGTGGGCCGGCAGTGGGACTTTCTTACGACTCCATTGCCTCAGTTTTCAGTGCCTTTGGGGAACTCAAAGGTGTCTTTGCGGCTGACGACAGTGGTGCCCGTGTTATTGTCTCTTATCGTGATGAGAGTTCCGCCACAGCTGCATTGGAAGCATTTGATGGACACCCTTGTCCTGACCTTGGAGGCCGTTCGTTGCACATCCGGTATTCAGTACTTCAACCCACTTCACAG GTTAGTGACTCAGTTCCAGTATCGCTGATGGCTTCTGAGTTGAACATTCCTGGCCTTTACTTATTGCAGGACTTTGTCACCATCAAAGAAGAGGAG gAATTGCTTGCAGCCATTGATGCTAGGCCTTGGAAAAGTCTTTCCAAAAGAAGGGTTCAGCATTATGGCTATGAATTTTGCTATGAA ACTAGGAATGTTAATACGAGACGGAAATTAGGTGAACTTCCCTCATTCGTTTCCCTCATTCTTGAAAGGATCTCATCGTTTCCGAATCTTGATGATTCTGCCAATATAGTTTTGGATCAATTGACG GTTAATGAGTACCCAACTGGGGTGGGCTTGTCTCCTCACGTAGACACCCATTCTGCATTTGAAGGATTTATATTCAGCCTTTCATTGGCAGGGCCTTGCATAATGGAGTTCAGGCAATATGCTGAATGTGCTTGGCTTCCTAACCATACCTCAAGCCCCAGTATGAAAATGCAAAGTCCTGAAGATGACAAAAGTTTCTTAAGGAGGGCAATCTATCTTCCCCCACGGTCCATGCTTCTATTATCTGGGGAGGCTCGTTATGCTTGGCATCATTACATTCCACACCACAAG ATTGATTTGGTAAAGGACAGCGTGATCAGGAGGGGTTCAAGGAGGGTGTCTTTCACGTTTCGTAAG GTTAGAACGGTCCTTGCCAATGTGAATTTCCCAAGTATTGTGATTCCCAGAGATGAGAAGACTGGTTTTATACTGGTTGAAAATCAAAGCCGGACAATTCAATGCTCAAGCGTCTACGTCCCAACAATCATAATTGTTTGTAGGAAATCGTTAGTCTTGAGTCTTGACTCTAGAGCGACACGATTGGAGTTGGACTCATTATCAAAGATGATACATTCTCCTAGTTTCCGAGGATCGCACAGATTATTCCTTCGCTTAACAGTAGATATTTGGTTCACTTGTCTTGCAAGAGAAAATCATCTTTATTTACCCAAGTCTCCAGTCACGAAAAATAACTTATATAAACAAATATGCTAA